One part of the Candidatus Marinimicrobia bacterium CG08_land_8_20_14_0_20_45_22 genome encodes these proteins:
- a CDS encoding deoxynucleoside kinase, whose amino-acid sequence MNDLSYIAIEGVIGVGKTSFARLLSERLTTQLVLERFEENPFLEEFYKEPARFAFQTQLFFLLSRYKQQQELKQIDLFHNLLVSDYMFVKDRLFAHLTLEEKELQLYHHIANLLEKEIPKPDLVIFLQASTDHLMSNIRKRGRSYEKDMSREYIESLNQIYNEFFYRYKESPLIIINTNEIDFVNNEDDLHELLQVIVKPITGTIYYNPRREVL is encoded by the coding sequence ATGAATGATTTGAGTTATATCGCTATCGAAGGCGTCATTGGCGTCGGGAAAACAAGTTTTGCCAGACTTTTATCCGAACGGTTGACAACGCAATTGGTTCTCGAACGGTTCGAAGAAAACCCGTTTCTGGAGGAATTTTACAAGGAACCGGCTCGTTTTGCCTTCCAGACGCAACTTTTCTTTCTCCTCAGCCGGTACAAGCAACAACAGGAACTCAAACAAATCGATCTGTTCCATAACCTGCTTGTCAGCGATTATATGTTTGTCAAAGACAGGCTATTCGCGCATCTGACTCTTGAAGAAAAGGAACTCCAACTCTATCATCACATCGCCAATCTGCTTGAAAAAGAGATTCCGAAACCCGATTTGGTCATTTTTCTGCAGGCGAGCACCGACCATCTGATGTCCAATATCCGGAAGCGGGGAAGATCGTATGAAAAAGATATGTCGCGCGAGTATATTGAATCGCTGAACCAGATTTACAACGAATTTTTTTATCGGTATAAAGAGAGTCCGCTGATTATCATCAATACCAACGAGATCGATTTCGTAAATAATGAAGACGATCTTCACGAACTTCTTCAGGTCATCGTTAAACCGATCACCGGCACAATTTATTATAATCCCCGAAGAGAGGTGTTGTAA